Proteins encoded by one window of Rhodamnia argentea isolate NSW1041297 chromosome 6, ASM2092103v1, whole genome shotgun sequence:
- the LOC125315633 gene encoding protein FAR1-RELATED SEQUENCE 5-like, protein MEFGDVGCLLRYFEKRQILDTSFFYAVQLDKNEQITNIFWADFRMVIDYTLFGDVVTFDTTFSTNKEYRPLGVFIGFNHHRELVIFGAALLYDETADSFKWLFETFLGAHKYKRPAIIFTDQDAAMSKALEEVIPETRHGFCTWHLMQNAIKNVGHLMKSGSYFLTDLKKLVYEYVEVKKFEEAWDSLLSTYQASDNSWLQNLYRLKEKWARCYMKSTVTLGIRSTQLSESLNGDPKDYLTFNINLNGFFKRFDKVVNDKRYKEL, encoded by the coding sequence ATGGAGTTTGGAGACGTAGGATGTTTATTGAGGTACTTCGAGAAACGACAGATCTTAGACACATCTTTCTTCTATGCTGTTCAACTTGACAAGAATGAGCaaataacaaacatattttgggCAGATTTTAGGATGGTTATTGATTATACCCTTTTTGGTGATGTTGTGACTTTTGACACCACATTTTCCACCAACAAAGAGTATAGGCCACTCGGTGTCTTTATTGGATTCAATCACCATAGAGAGCTTGTGATTTTTGGGGCTGCACTTTTATATGATGAAACTGCAGATTCATTCAAATGGCTTTTTGAAACATTCTTGGGGGCACACAAATATAAGAGGCCTGCAATAATTTTTACTGATCAAGATGCAGCAATGTCGAAGGCATTAGAAGAGGTGATTCCCGAGACAAGACATGGATTTTGTACATGGCATCTAATGCAAAATGCCATAAAAAATGTTGGTCATTTAATGAAGAGTGGATCTTattttttgactgatttgaagaagcttgtgtacgaatatgtagaagtgaaaaaatttgaagaggctTGGGACTCATTACTTTCAACATATCAAGCCAGTGACAATTCTTGGCTCCAAAATCTGTATAGGTTGAAAGAGAAGTGGGCTAGATGTTATATGAAATCTACAGTGACCTTGGGGATACGTAGTACACAGTTGAGTGAGAGTTTGAATGGAGATCCGAAAGATTATCTTACATTTAATATAAATCTAAATGGATTTTTTAAGAGATTTGATAAAGTGGTGAATGATAAGCGGTACAAAGAGTTATAG
- the LOC115754365 gene encoding protein DOWN-REGULATED IN DIF1 11-like — protein sequence MAMLKNLSALMILSVITVALLPRATFSIVGNGKSPDCAKGMTTDCGFQLFQIIVFANITAPTNECCHELVKVGKNCNDQFVQFILSTHKPGKGTVSDLYKRSNETWNNCVAATHPKPAH from the coding sequence ATGGCAATGCTCAAAAACTTGTCTGCTCTCATGATCTTGTCTGTCATCACCGTCGCATTGCTTCCTAGGGCTACCTTCAGCATAGTCGGAAATGGAAAAAGCCCTGATTGTGCAAAAGGAATGACTACCGATTGCGGGTTTCAGCTCTTTCAAATCATTGTCTTTGCCAACATCACTGCACCTACCAATGAGTGTTGCCATGAGCTTGTGAAGGTGGGGAAGAACTGCAACGACCAATTCGTGCAGTTTATCCTCTCGACCCACAAGCCAGGAAAGGGGACGGTATCCGATCTCTACAAAAGGAGCAATGAGACATGGAACAATTGTGTTGCGGCTACCCATCCCAAGCCCGCTCATTGA